A genomic stretch from Gorilla gorilla gorilla isolate KB3781 chromosome 20, NHGRI_mGorGor1-v2.1_pri, whole genome shotgun sequence includes:
- the LYPD5 gene encoding ly6/PLAUR domain-containing protein 5 isoform X1, with protein MAMGVPRVILLCLFGAALCLTGSQALQCYSFEHTYFGPFDLRAMKLPSISCPHECFEAILSLDTGYRAPVILVRKGCWTGPPAGQTQSNPDALPPDYSVVRGCTTDKCNAHLMTHDALPNLSQAPNPPTLSGAECYACIGVHQDDCAIGRSRRVQCHQDQTACFQGNGRMTVGNFSVPVYIRTCHRPSCTTEGTTSPWTAIDLQGSCCEGYLCNRKSMTQPFTSASATTPPRALQVLALLLPVLLLVGLSA; from the exons ATGGCAATGGGGGTCCCCAGAGTCATTCTGCTCTGCCTCTTTGGGGCTGCGCTCTGCCTGACAG GGTCCCAAGCCCTGCAGTGCTACAGCTTTGAGCACACCTACTTTGGCCCCTTTGACCTCAGGGCCATGAAGCTGCCCAGCATCTCCTGTCCTCATGAGTGCTTTGAGGCTATCCTGTCTCTGGACACCG GGTATCGCGCGCCGGTGATCCTGGTGCGGAAGGGCTGCTGGACCGGGCCTCCTGCGGGCCAGACGCAATCGAACCCGGACGCGCTGCCCCCAGACTACTCGGTGGTGCGCGGCTGCACAACTGACAAATGCAACGCCCACCTCATGACTCATGACGCCCTCCCCAACCTGAGCCAAG CACCCAACCCGCCGACGCTCAGCGGCGCCGAGTGCTACGCCTGTATCGGGGTCCACCAGGATGACTGCGCTATCGGCAGGTCCCGACGGGTCCAGTGTCACCAGGACCAGACCGCCTGCTTCCAGGGCAATGGCAGAATGACAGTCG GCAATTTCTCAGTCCCTGTGTACATCAGAACCTGCCACCGGCCCTCCTGCACCACCGAGGGCACCACCAGCCCCTGGACAGCCATCGACCTCCAGGGCTCCTGCTGTGAGGGGTACCTCTGCAACAGGAAATCCATGACCCAGCCCTTCACCAGTGCTTCAGCCACCACCCCTCCCCGAGCACTACAGGTCCTGGCCTTGCTCCTCCCAGTCCTCCTGCTGGTGGGGCTCTCAGCATAG
- the LYPD5 gene encoding ly6/PLAUR domain-containing protein 5 isoform X2, whose protein sequence is MKLPSISCPHECFEAILSLDTGYRAPVILVRKGCWTGPPAGQTQSNPDALPPDYSVVRGCTTDKCNAHLMTHDALPNLSQAPNPPTLSGAECYACIGVHQDDCAIGRSRRVQCHQDQTACFQGNGRMTVGNFSVPVYIRTCHRPSCTTEGTTSPWTAIDLQGSCCEGYLCNRKSMTQPFTSASATTPPRALQVLALLLPVLLLVGLSA, encoded by the exons ATGAAGCTGCCCAGCATCTCCTGTCCTCATGAGTGCTTTGAGGCTATCCTGTCTCTGGACACCG GGTATCGCGCGCCGGTGATCCTGGTGCGGAAGGGCTGCTGGACCGGGCCTCCTGCGGGCCAGACGCAATCGAACCCGGACGCGCTGCCCCCAGACTACTCGGTGGTGCGCGGCTGCACAACTGACAAATGCAACGCCCACCTCATGACTCATGACGCCCTCCCCAACCTGAGCCAAG CACCCAACCCGCCGACGCTCAGCGGCGCCGAGTGCTACGCCTGTATCGGGGTCCACCAGGATGACTGCGCTATCGGCAGGTCCCGACGGGTCCAGTGTCACCAGGACCAGACCGCCTGCTTCCAGGGCAATGGCAGAATGACAGTCG GCAATTTCTCAGTCCCTGTGTACATCAGAACCTGCCACCGGCCCTCCTGCACCACCGAGGGCACCACCAGCCCCTGGACAGCCATCGACCTCCAGGGCTCCTGCTGTGAGGGGTACCTCTGCAACAGGAAATCCATGACCCAGCCCTTCACCAGTGCTTCAGCCACCACCCCTCCCCGAGCACTACAGGTCCTGGCCTTGCTCCTCCCAGTCCTCCTGCTGGTGGGGCTCTCAGCATAG